The following are encoded in a window of Candidatus Hydrogenedentota bacterium genomic DNA:
- a CDS encoding conjugal transfer protein TraN: MSAAEGIMRRPSTVLEDLAAYYSGCTTASTTVPAGTQTRSCMRYQGVGNYSCSRTLAVDVTRSVNCTPGDWFAHAASGGTGFDVQCVPDRPPTAQHFRVTQDGSPLAYFDVDVSTPVVFPQMVAVLSTSYSFMTGQEIKTGVWVAEKSCTGDTCSVLA; the protein is encoded by the coding sequence GTGTCAGCCGCCGAAGGCATCATGCGCCGCCCATCGACGGTGCTGGAGGATCTCGCGGCCTACTACAGCGGCTGCACGACCGCCTCCACCACGGTGCCCGCGGGCACGCAGACCCGCAGCTGCATGCGCTACCAAGGCGTCGGCAACTACAGCTGCTCCCGCACGCTGGCGGTGGACGTGACGCGGTCGGTCAACTGCACGCCGGGTGACTGGTTCGCGCACGCCGCGTCGGGCGGCACCGGCTTCGACGTGCAGTGCGTGCCGGACCGTCCGCCGACGGCGCAGCATTTCCGGGTCACGCAGGACGGATCGCCGTTGGCGTACTTCGACGTGGACGTCAGCACGCCGGTGGTGTTCCCGCAGATGGTCGCGGTGCTGAGCACCAGCTACTCCTTCATGACCGGCCAGGAGATCAAGACCGGCGTCTGGGTGGCCGAGAAGTCCTGCACCGGCGACACCTGCAGCGTGCTGGC